The following coding sequences are from one Streptomyces angustmyceticus window:
- a CDS encoding carbohydrate ABC transporter permease, translating to MTTAPTAATPRRRATARPGKRLGRGAIQLFLLIIGLVWLTPAAGLFLSSLRTEEANAGSGWWTALTTPGQLSLDNYTALLKDSGIVQAFWNTVLISVPTTLAVVVIAALAGYAFAWMEFPGRDWIFLVVVAMLVVPVQIGLLPVAKLFGALGLFGSIPGVVLFHTAYGLPFAIFLLRNYFAEIPKEMLEAARMDGGGEWRIFSRLILPLGRPAIASLAIFQFLWVWNDMLVALLFADNASQPLTVALQSQMRQFGSNIGVLAPGAFLSLIVPLIVFFAFQRHFVQGIMAGSVK from the coding sequence ATGACCACCGCCCCCACAGCCGCCACGCCCCGCAGGCGGGCGACGGCACGGCCGGGGAAGCGTCTCGGCCGCGGCGCGATCCAGCTGTTCCTGCTGATCATCGGCCTGGTCTGGCTCACCCCGGCCGCCGGCCTCTTCCTCTCCTCGCTGCGTACGGAGGAGGCCAACGCCGGCAGCGGATGGTGGACCGCCCTGACCACGCCCGGGCAGCTGTCCCTGGACAACTACACGGCGCTGCTGAAGGACTCGGGCATCGTCCAGGCGTTCTGGAACACCGTGCTGATCTCGGTGCCCACCACCCTCGCCGTGGTCGTGATCGCGGCCCTGGCCGGCTACGCCTTCGCCTGGATGGAGTTCCCCGGCCGGGACTGGATCTTCCTGGTGGTGGTCGCCATGCTGGTGGTGCCGGTCCAGATCGGCCTGCTGCCGGTGGCGAAACTGTTCGGTGCGCTCGGCCTGTTCGGCTCGATCCCCGGCGTGGTCCTCTTCCACACCGCCTACGGCCTGCCGTTCGCCATCTTCCTGCTGCGCAACTACTTCGCGGAGATCCCGAAGGAGATGCTGGAGGCCGCGCGCATGGACGGCGGCGGGGAGTGGCGCATCTTCTCCCGGCTGATCCTGCCGCTGGGCCGCCCCGCCATCGCCAGCCTGGCCATCTTCCAGTTCCTGTGGGTCTGGAACGACATGCTGGTCGCGCTGCTCTTCGCGGACAACGCGTCCCAGCCGCTGACGGTGGCCCTCCAGTCGCAGATGCGGCAGTTCGGCAGCAACATCGGCGTCCTGGCCCCCGGCGCGTTCCTGTCCCTGATCGTGCCGCTGATCGTGTTCTTCGCCTTCCAGCGCCACTTCGTGCAGGGAATCATGGCGGGTTCGGTCAAGTAG